The Caulifigura coniformis genome includes a region encoding these proteins:
- the flgF gene encoding flagellar basal-body rod protein FlgF, with amino-acid sequence MLRGLYAAATGMEAAANAHEVTSRNLAHASVPGFRKMLTTFEAMQNPHGDTPEEHLAGTSVKAPATDFTAGPLNRTGAPLDLAINGDGFFVVNGPDGPLYTRSGTFEVDGQGQVTTPDGLPVKTASGTLTIPPNSPISELVVAADGTVRIGKEELGQLDIRRFDDPQALQSVGATLYAAPPELVAQQSTARVVQGVREMSNVSPVSELVNLIAAQRHYEMSQKAATSMDRAAQKRIDLN; translated from the coding sequence ATGCTTCGCGGACTGTATGCCGCCGCCACCGGCATGGAGGCGGCCGCCAATGCCCATGAAGTGACGTCCCGGAACCTGGCGCATGCCTCGGTTCCCGGATTTCGCAAGATGCTCACGACGTTCGAGGCGATGCAGAATCCGCACGGCGACACGCCGGAGGAGCATCTCGCCGGGACGAGCGTGAAAGCACCCGCCACCGATTTCACCGCCGGACCACTCAACCGCACCGGCGCGCCGCTGGATCTCGCGATCAATGGCGACGGGTTCTTCGTGGTCAATGGACCGGATGGACCGCTGTACACGCGATCCGGAACCTTCGAGGTGGACGGACAGGGGCAGGTGACCACTCCCGACGGTCTGCCGGTCAAAACGGCGTCGGGAACACTGACGATTCCCCCCAACAGTCCCATTTCGGAACTCGTGGTTGCGGCCGATGGAACGGTCCGCATCGGAAAAGAGGAGCTCGGGCAGCTCGACATCCGCCGGTTTGACGACCCACAAGCGCTGCAGTCGGTCGGTGCGACGCTGTATGCCGCGCCTCCCGAACTCGTTGCCCAGCAGTCGACCGCGCGTGTGGTGCAGGGCGTCCGGGAAATGTCGAACGTCAGCCCCGTCAGCGAACTGGTCAACCTGATCGCCGCGCAGCGTCACTACGAAATGTCGCAGAAGGCGGCGACCTCGATGGATCGTGCCGCCCAGAAACGCATCGACCTGAACTGA
- the flgG gene encoding flagellar basal-body rod protein FlgG: MIRALYTSATGMKAQEMLIDVTANNLANVNTTAFKRSQVNFADLIYSTQKPAGTEIAAGVQTPTGMQVGTGVRPVSTNKLFLNGTLQQTGNALDVAIEGEGFFRVDLPSGEARYTRDGSFRMDSAGQLVTADGYILAGGVRVPPGVTIDKINIGTDGTVTAVQGGATNATLNLGQMQIVRFVNPSGLSSEGSNLYAESAASGPETQGVPGVDGMGTLRQHALEGSNVEVVTELIGLISAQRAYEINSRAIRAGDEMLSTTTEMIR; this comes from the coding sequence ATGATTCGCGCGTTATATACCAGCGCCACGGGCATGAAGGCGCAGGAAATGTTGATCGACGTGACGGCCAACAACCTGGCCAACGTCAACACGACCGCCTTCAAACGGAGCCAGGTCAACTTTGCCGATCTCATCTACTCCACGCAGAAGCCTGCGGGAACGGAGATCGCTGCTGGCGTGCAGACGCCGACTGGAATGCAGGTCGGCACTGGCGTTCGTCCCGTTTCGACGAACAAGCTGTTCCTGAACGGCACGCTCCAGCAGACCGGAAATGCGCTCGACGTGGCGATCGAAGGGGAAGGCTTCTTCCGCGTCGATCTGCCCAGCGGCGAGGCCCGGTACACCCGTGACGGCTCGTTCCGCATGGACAGCGCGGGCCAGCTTGTCACGGCCGACGGTTACATCCTCGCTGGCGGCGTCCGGGTTCCTCCGGGTGTGACCATCGACAAGATCAACATCGGAACCGACGGCACGGTCACGGCCGTCCAGGGAGGCGCCACCAATGCCACTCTCAACCTCGGCCAGATGCAGATCGTGCGGTTCGTGAATCCCTCGGGGCTCAGCAGCGAAGGGAGCAACCTGTACGCGGAATCCGCCGCGTCCGGTCCGGAGACGCAGGGCGTCCCGGGTGTCGACGGCATGGGCACGCTCCGCCAGCACGCGCTGGAAGGCTCGAATGTGGAAGTCGTGACGGAACTGATCGGGCTGATCTCGGCCCAGCGCGCC